One Streptomyces sp. ML-6 genomic region harbors:
- a CDS encoding suppressor of fused domain protein: protein MGEILALVEARLLTALGEPDARAAVTFLGTDRIEVLRFVDGDVVRYATLGMSAQPMADPTAVLADPVKGPRAELVLSVRAGLADTDKALRPLAVLAASPQVEGVVVAPGASLDVGEPLWPGAPFSSVLVAEPGGLVEDLELDAPMDPVMFLPLLPMTPNEAAWKRVRGAQELQERWLSHGTDLRDPLRGSVPLD from the coding sequence ATGGGAGAAATTCTTGCTCTGGTCGAGGCCCGGTTGCTGACGGCCCTCGGGGAACCGGACGCGCGCGCCGCAGTGACGTTTCTCGGCACGGACCGGATCGAGGTGCTCCGCTTCGTCGACGGCGATGTGGTGCGTTACGCCACACTCGGCATGTCCGCCCAGCCGATGGCCGACCCGACCGCGGTCCTCGCCGACCCGGTGAAGGGGCCGCGCGCCGAGCTGGTCCTCTCCGTGCGCGCCGGGCTCGCCGACACCGACAAGGCGCTGCGCCCGCTCGCCGTGCTGGCGGCCTCCCCGCAGGTCGAGGGGGTGGTGGTGGCGCCGGGCGCCTCGCTGGACGTCGGCGAACCGTTGTGGCCGGGGGCGCCCTTCAGCTCCGTACTGGTCGCGGAGCCGGGCGGCCTGGTCGAGGACCTGGAGCTGGATGCGCCGATGGACCCGGTCATGTTCCTGCCGCTGCTGCCGATGACGCCCAACGAGGCCGCGTGGAAGCGGGTCCGGGGCGCGCAGGAACTCCAGGAGCGGTGGCTCTCGCACGGCACGGACCTGCGCGACCCGCTGCGCGGCTCGGTACCGCTGGACTGA
- a CDS encoding MFS transporter has product MQGEDPFDQGAGSILRQPKAVWATAGASVVAFMGIGLVDPILPSIAKGLEATPSQVSLLFTSYFLITAVAMLVTGFVSSRLGGRRTLLAGLALVVVFAALSGTSTSVGELVGFRAGWGLGNALFVSTSLAVIVGAAAGGSAAAILLYESALGLGMACGPLLGALLGDASWRYPFFGTAALMAIGFLCITAFLKEQPRPARKTSLLDPIRALGHGGLASVAASAFFYNYAFFTILAFTPFVLDMTPYRAGAVFFAWGLLLAVFSVLVAPRLQERFGSLKVLGASLLLLAVDLLVLGYGDHTAAIVCTIVSGAFIGMNNTVYTELALGVSDAPRPVASAGYNFVRWFAAAAAPYLAPKIEEWSDIHVPFVVAAVAAVAGALVVWARRSALTHEAEALGPKHAAEDGGAAFAD; this is encoded by the coding sequence ATGCAGGGAGAGGATCCGTTCGATCAGGGCGCGGGCAGCATCCTGCGCCAGCCGAAGGCCGTCTGGGCCACGGCGGGCGCCTCTGTCGTCGCGTTCATGGGAATCGGCCTGGTGGACCCGATTCTCCCGTCCATCGCCAAGGGGCTGGAGGCGACGCCCAGCCAGGTGTCCCTCCTCTTCACCTCGTACTTCCTGATCACCGCCGTGGCGATGCTCGTCACCGGCTTCGTGTCCAGTCGCCTGGGCGGCCGCAGGACGCTGCTGGCCGGGCTGGCGCTCGTGGTCGTCTTCGCAGCGCTCTCCGGCACCTCCACGTCCGTCGGCGAACTCGTCGGCTTCCGGGCCGGCTGGGGACTGGGCAACGCCCTCTTCGTGTCGACCTCACTCGCCGTGATCGTCGGCGCGGCGGCCGGCGGCAGCGCGGCGGCGATCCTGCTCTACGAGTCGGCGCTCGGCCTCGGCATGGCGTGCGGACCGCTGCTCGGCGCGCTGCTCGGCGACGCCAGCTGGCGCTACCCGTTCTTCGGCACGGCCGCGCTGATGGCGATCGGCTTCCTCTGCATCACCGCGTTCCTGAAGGAGCAGCCCCGGCCCGCCCGGAAGACCTCGCTGCTGGACCCGATCAGGGCCCTCGGCCACGGTGGTCTGGCCTCGGTCGCGGCCTCGGCGTTCTTCTACAACTACGCGTTCTTCACGATCCTGGCGTTCACCCCGTTCGTGCTGGACATGACGCCCTACCGGGCCGGCGCGGTGTTCTTCGCCTGGGGCCTGCTGCTCGCGGTCTTCTCGGTGCTCGTCGCCCCGCGGCTCCAGGAACGCTTCGGCTCGCTGAAGGTGCTCGGCGCCTCGCTGCTGCTGCTCGCCGTGGACCTGCTGGTCCTGGGGTACGGCGACCACACCGCCGCCATCGTCTGCACGATCGTCTCCGGCGCCTTCATCGGCATGAACAACACCGTCTACACGGAGCTGGCGCTCGGCGTCTCGGACGCGCCGCGGCCGGTGGCGAGCGCGGGGTACAACTTCGTCCGCTGGTTCGCCGCTGCCGCCGCCCCGTACCTCGCCCCGAAGATCGAGGAGTGGAGCGACATCCACGTCCCGTTCGTGGTCGCGGCGGTCGCGGCCGTGGCCGGCGCGCTCGTCGTGTGGGCCCGGCGCTCGGCGCTGACCCACGAGGCGGAGGCGCTGGGGCCGAAGCACGCCGCCGAGGACGGGGGCGCGGCCTTCGCCGACTGA
- a CDS encoding DUF6758 family protein, with protein sequence MRGEPSCPKCGGRVRAPGLFADTWQCTLHGSVQPLQPVVPPSVEALGAVVRRAQVPVWMPWPLPVGWLFTGVASAGDDRSGGRATVVACSGPGPVGGIGELLLVTEELGLGLGARYAGIDGPDPAPYLEVDGPPDVKMLAAGRPTPLWHVRGAPEDRAVFAGEARGLWLWAIVWPEQSGLLMYDELVLADLREAGGEMDLVPCGALTPRLLDTP encoded by the coding sequence ATGAGGGGCGAACCCAGTTGCCCGAAGTGCGGAGGCCGGGTCAGGGCGCCCGGTCTCTTCGCCGACACCTGGCAGTGCACCCTGCACGGCAGCGTGCAGCCACTGCAGCCGGTCGTTCCGCCCAGCGTGGAAGCGCTGGGCGCGGTGGTGCGCCGTGCTCAGGTGCCGGTGTGGATGCCCTGGCCGCTGCCGGTGGGCTGGCTGTTCACCGGGGTGGCGAGCGCGGGCGACGACCGCAGCGGCGGGCGCGCCACCGTCGTCGCCTGCTCCGGCCCCGGCCCCGTCGGCGGCATCGGCGAGCTGCTGCTGGTCACCGAGGAGCTCGGGCTCGGCCTCGGCGCGCGGTACGCCGGGATCGACGGCCCCGACCCCGCCCCGTACCTGGAGGTCGACGGCCCGCCCGACGTCAAGATGCTCGCGGCCGGCCGCCCCACCCCGCTCTGGCACGTCAGGGGTGCCCCCGAGGACCGCGCGGTCTTCGCGGGCGAGGCGCGCGGGCTCTGGCTCTGGGCGATCGTCTGGCCCGAGCAGTCGGGACTCCTGATGTACGACGAGCTGGTGCTCGCCGATCTGCGCGAGGCCGGGGGAGAGATGGACCTCGTGCCGTGCGGGGCGCTCACGCCGCGCCTGCTCGACACGCCCTGA
- a CDS encoding PHP domain-containing protein has translation MRIDLHTHSTASDGTDTPAELVLGAAAAGLDVVALTDHDTVRGHAEAVAALPEGLTLVTGAELSCRLDGVGLHLLAYLFDPDEPELARERELVRDDRVPRARTMVGKLQELGVPVEWERVASIAGDGSVGRPHIATALVELGVVETVSDAFTPQWLADGGRAYAEKHELDPFDAIRLVKAAGGVTVFAHPAAVKRGRVLPESSIARLAAAGLDGIEVDHMDHDGPTRARLRDLARELGLLTTGSSDYHGSRKSVGLGEYTTDPEIYGEITRRATGAFPVPGAGGLRTA, from the coding sequence GTGCGCATCGACCTGCACACCCACTCCACCGCTTCGGACGGCACGGACACCCCCGCCGAGCTGGTGCTGGGCGCCGCCGCCGCGGGGCTGGACGTCGTCGCGCTCACCGACCACGACACCGTGCGCGGCCACGCCGAGGCGGTCGCCGCCCTTCCCGAAGGGCTCACGCTCGTCACCGGCGCCGAGCTCTCCTGCCGGCTGGACGGGGTCGGCCTGCACCTGCTGGCGTACCTCTTCGACCCCGACGAGCCCGAGCTGGCCCGCGAACGCGAACTGGTCAGGGACGACCGGGTGCCGCGCGCCCGCACCATGGTGGGCAAGCTCCAGGAGCTGGGCGTACCGGTCGAGTGGGAGCGGGTCGCGAGCATCGCCGGGGACGGCTCGGTCGGCAGGCCGCACATCGCCACCGCGCTCGTCGAGCTGGGCGTCGTCGAGACCGTCTCCGACGCCTTCACGCCGCAGTGGCTCGCCGACGGCGGACGCGCCTACGCCGAGAAGCACGAACTCGACCCCTTCGACGCGATCCGGCTGGTCAAGGCCGCCGGGGGCGTCACCGTCTTCGCCCACCCGGCCGCCGTCAAGCGCGGCCGGGTGCTGCCCGAGTCGTCGATCGCCCGGCTCGCCGCCGCCGGCCTCGACGGCATCGAGGTCGACCACATGGACCACGACGGGCCGACCCGGGCCCGGCTGCGCGACCTCGCCCGTGAGCTGGGGCTGCTGACGACCGGGTCCAGCGACTACCACGGCAGCCGCAAGTCCGTCGGGCTCGGCGAGTACACCACCGACCCCGAGATCTACGGCGAGATCACCCGGCGCGCCACGGGAGCCTTCCCGGTGCCGGGCGCCGGCGGACTCCGCACCGCGTAA
- a CDS encoding MarC family protein, with the protein MFDVAVFGSLFLTLFVIMDPPGITPIFLALTAGRPARMQRRMAFQAVAVAFGVIAVFGVLGQQILDYLHVSVPALMIAGGLLLLLIALDLLTGKTDEPTQTKDVNVALVPLGMPLLAGPGAIVSVILAVQHADSVGDQISVWSAIVAMHVVLWLAMRYSLLIIRVIKDGGVVLVTRLAGMMLSAIAVQQIINGVTQVIQNS; encoded by the coding sequence GTGTTCGACGTCGCTGTCTTTGGATCCCTTTTTCTCACGCTTTTTGTGATTATGGATCCCCCGGGCATCACCCCGATCTTCCTCGCCCTCACCGCGGGCCGCCCCGCCAGGATGCAGCGCCGGATGGCGTTCCAGGCGGTCGCCGTCGCCTTCGGCGTGATCGCGGTCTTCGGTGTGCTCGGCCAGCAGATCCTCGACTACCTGCACGTCTCCGTACCCGCCCTGATGATCGCGGGCGGACTCCTCCTGCTGCTGATCGCGCTCGACCTGCTGACCGGCAAGACCGACGAGCCGACGCAGACCAAGGACGTCAACGTGGCGCTCGTACCGCTGGGCATGCCGCTGCTCGCCGGCCCCGGCGCGATCGTCTCGGTGATCCTGGCCGTGCAGCACGCCGACAGCGTGGGCGACCAGATCTCGGTCTGGTCGGCGATCGTCGCGATGCACGTCGTGCTCTGGCTGGCCATGCGCTACTCGCTGCTGATCATCCGGGTCATCAAGGACGGCGGGGTCGTGCTGGTGACCCGGCTCGCCGGGATGATGCTGTCCGCCATCGCCGTGCAGCAGATCATCAACGGCGTCACCCAGGTCATCCAGAACTCCTGA